From Caulobacter segnis, a single genomic window includes:
- a CDS encoding response regulator, with protein MISSNRFDGDRRQTRLLVVLSVAYLIVIAYCDLLTRGPSGLATVWPCNGLLAVGLLLLTAGRRLVLLAVSVAAHLVLDRAGASPLLMSALFSVLDATEAILVALVLHRAFGGAPRLKDLGRALKTIGLAMPATVIMALVGALGCAPILHLSLGSLTANWLFINGLGMAVSLPAALILFDPTIRHGFERSALEKLLCYLMVAATAVFAFARPTHSLPFLAFPAGVLAAFRLGPKGAAWTTLLVTAIAAPLSVLGLAAEAGTRAQASERMHVLQLFVGALFVTCLAAALALATQQRLKQLLIHRQALARRAQARAQAASQAKTDFLATMSHEIRTPLNSVLGFTRLLAERDDLAPDARRQVGLIDGAGGALLTLVNDVLDFSRVEAGRLELVLAPTRAEAVLREAAEIVALEAQAKGLTLEVSVCGEGDLHHELDAARLRQVALNLLNNAVKFTPAGNVSARLMIAPGPQGDLLRVEISDTGIGVPAELRGRLFERFSQGDGSVTRAFGGTGLGLAISKALIELMGGQIGMSPKPAQGSTFWFSLGARRVEPAAATGSLARNRIGSARILLVDDHPLNREIGQTLLTLAGCDVVTAQNGHEAVTLAQVGGFDVVLMDIHMPGMDGLTATRAIRALPGAAATVPIIAMSADALPQHIARCREAGMVDHVAKPIQRDLLYATVETWLRRPPTADARPAVGA; from the coding sequence ATGATATCGAGCAATCGGTTCGATGGGGACCGGCGCCAGACGCGGCTGCTCGTGGTCCTGAGCGTGGCTTACCTGATCGTCATCGCCTATTGCGACCTCCTCACGCGCGGCCCCTCGGGCCTGGCCACGGTGTGGCCATGCAATGGTCTGCTGGCCGTAGGCCTTTTGCTGCTGACAGCCGGCCGGCGCCTGGTTCTCTTGGCCGTCAGCGTCGCCGCGCACCTGGTGCTGGACAGGGCGGGCGCCTCGCCGCTGCTGATGAGCGCTCTGTTCAGCGTGCTGGACGCCACTGAGGCGATCCTCGTGGCCCTGGTGCTGCACCGAGCGTTCGGCGGGGCGCCACGGCTAAAAGACCTCGGCCGTGCGTTGAAAACCATAGGCCTGGCGATGCCCGCCACGGTGATCATGGCGCTCGTCGGCGCCTTGGGCTGCGCGCCGATCCTTCACCTGAGCCTGGGCAGCCTCACCGCCAACTGGCTGTTCATCAACGGGCTGGGCATGGCCGTCAGCCTGCCGGCGGCCTTGATCCTGTTCGATCCCACCATTCGACACGGCTTCGAGCGGTCGGCGCTCGAAAAGCTCCTCTGCTACCTGATGGTCGCGGCCACGGCCGTATTCGCCTTCGCCAGGCCCACCCACAGCCTGCCCTTCCTGGCGTTTCCGGCTGGCGTGCTCGCCGCTTTCCGATTGGGCCCCAAGGGCGCGGCGTGGACGACCTTGCTCGTGACCGCCATCGCCGCGCCGCTCAGCGTGCTTGGCTTGGCGGCGGAGGCGGGAACGCGCGCGCAAGCCTCCGAGCGCATGCATGTCCTGCAGCTCTTTGTCGGCGCCCTCTTCGTCACTTGCCTGGCGGCGGCCCTGGCCCTGGCGACCCAGCAACGTCTCAAGCAGCTGCTGATCCACCGTCAGGCCCTGGCCCGACGGGCCCAGGCCCGCGCCCAGGCAGCGAGCCAAGCCAAGACCGACTTCCTGGCGACAATGAGCCACGAGATCCGCACCCCGCTCAACAGCGTGCTGGGGTTCACCCGCCTCCTGGCCGAGCGCGACGACCTGGCGCCCGACGCCCGCCGGCAGGTGGGTCTGATCGATGGGGCCGGCGGCGCCTTGCTGACGCTGGTCAATGACGTTCTCGATTTTTCACGGGTCGAGGCCGGCCGCTTGGAGCTTGTGCTTGCGCCAACGCGCGCCGAGGCGGTCTTGCGCGAGGCGGCCGAGATCGTCGCCCTGGAGGCCCAGGCCAAGGGCCTGACGCTGGAGGTCAGCGTGTGTGGAGAGGGCGATCTCCACCATGAGCTGGATGCGGCCCGGCTGCGCCAGGTGGCGCTCAACCTGTTGAACAATGCTGTGAAGTTCACCCCAGCCGGAAACGTCTCGGCGCGGTTGATGATCGCCCCGGGCCCCCAAGGCGACCTGCTCAGGGTCGAGATCAGCGATACCGGGATCGGCGTCCCAGCGGAGCTGCGCGGCCGGCTCTTCGAGCGCTTCTCGCAAGGCGATGGCTCGGTGACGCGCGCGTTTGGCGGCACGGGTCTGGGCCTGGCGATCAGCAAGGCGCTCATCGAACTGATGGGCGGACAGATCGGCATGAGCCCCAAACCCGCACAGGGTTCGACCTTCTGGTTCTCGCTCGGGGCGCGGCGGGTCGAACCGGCCGCCGCAACCGGGAGCCTGGCTCGGAACAGGATCGGTTCGGCCCGCATCCTGCTGGTCGACGACCATCCGCTCAATCGCGAGATCGGCCAGACCTTGTTGACCTTGGCCGGCTGCGACGTAGTCACCGCCCAGAACGGCCACGAAGCGGTGACCCTTGCGCAGGTGGGCGGGTTCGACGTCGTCTTGATGGACATTCACATGCCGGGCATGGACGGCTTGACCGCCACCCGCGCCATTCGCGCCCTGCCAGGGGCGGCCGCAACCGTGCCGATCATCGCTATGAGCGCCGACGCCTTGCCCCAGCACATCGCTCGTTGCCGTGAGGCCGGGATGGTCGACCACGTCGCGAAGCCTATCCAGAGAGACCTGCTCTACGCCACGGTAGAGACCTGGCTGCGGCGCCCGCCAACCGCCGACGCCCGTCCAGCTGTCGGCGCCTGA
- a CDS encoding efflux RND transporter permease subunit — protein sequence MISLVRTALARPYTFVVMAAMILIVGVLAILRTPTDIFPNIRVPVVAVAWTYNGLSPSDMSGRILTPYQRALTTTVNDIDHIEATSLQGIGVVKIYFQPGADVRLANAQITAISQTLLRQLPPSTTPPLVLNYNASTVPIVQLALSGQGMSEQQLYDFGQNFIRTRLVTVPGAALPFPFGGKTRQIQVDIDPQALLSKGLSATDIGAAIAAQTQITPAGFVKIGEFQYALRLNNAPGSVDELNALPVKTVNGATIRIGDVAHVRDGSAPQQNIVHVDGQRSVLMTVLKSGATSTIAIVDGVKAALPELKAQLPPELSITPLNDQSTFVKAAVEGVVHEGALAAVLTSLMILLFLGSWRSTVIIAVSIPLAVLAAIAALAAFGQTLNVMTLGGLALAVGILVDDATVTIENINWHLEHGKDVKSAILDGAAQIVTPAFVSLLCICIVFVPMFFLPGVSGFLFVPMALSVVFAMIASFLLSRTLVPTMAAYLLKPHVPHDEEAPSSNRLVRFQRGFERAFAKVRDAYAGLLGVALGARGLFVAGFLGFALLSLALVPFLGRNFFPAVDSGSIAVHVRAPTGTRIEESAALFDRIQRQVRTIIPADEIDTVVDNIGLSTSGINVAYNASGTIGPQDGDILISLKKGHRPTDDYVRILREQLPKAFPTATFSFLPADVTSQILNFGSPAPIDIQVAGGDMAANQAYAQKILRAVRGVAGVADVRIQQPLASPELRFDADRTRIHGLGLDERDVTASLAGAVAGSQQTAPVFWLNPQNGVSYPVVAQTPEYMLDSFDKLSSIPVTGARAPNQAPQVLGGLGTLSRGSTAAVISQYNIQPMVNVYAATQGRDLGGVASDIQKALKTLEKDKPAKVRVTLRGQYQTMNTAFSGMGWGLLGAVVMIYLLIVINFQSWLDPFVIISALPAALAGIAWMLFATGTPLSVPALTGAIMCMGVATANSILVVSFARERLDATGDAVQAAFEAGVTRFRPVLMTALAMIIGMAPMALALGEGAEQNAPLGRAVIGGLIFATCASLLFVPTIFSIVHGRRPHAEAASPEGVAHV from the coding sequence ATGATCTCCCTTGTGCGGACGGCTTTGGCGCGTCCCTATACCTTCGTCGTCATGGCCGCGATGATCCTGATCGTCGGCGTCCTGGCGATCCTGCGCACGCCGACCGACATCTTCCCGAACATCCGCGTTCCCGTCGTCGCGGTGGCCTGGACCTATAACGGCCTGTCGCCGTCCGACATGTCGGGCCGCATCCTGACGCCCTATCAGCGGGCCCTGACCACCACGGTCAACGACATCGACCATATCGAGGCGACCTCGCTGCAGGGCATTGGGGTGGTGAAGATCTACTTCCAGCCCGGGGCCGACGTGCGCCTGGCCAACGCCCAGATCACCGCCATCTCCCAGACCCTGCTGCGCCAGCTGCCGCCCAGCACCACCCCGCCGCTGGTTTTGAACTACAACGCCTCGACCGTGCCGATCGTGCAGTTGGCCCTGTCGGGCCAGGGGATGAGCGAGCAGCAGCTCTACGACTTCGGCCAGAACTTCATCCGCACCCGCCTGGTCACCGTGCCCGGCGCGGCCCTGCCCTTCCCGTTCGGCGGCAAGACCCGTCAGATCCAGGTCGACATCGACCCCCAGGCCCTGCTGTCCAAGGGCCTATCGGCCACTGACATCGGGGCGGCGATCGCGGCACAGACCCAGATCACCCCGGCCGGCTTCGTCAAGATCGGCGAGTTCCAGTATGCCCTACGCCTCAACAACGCCCCTGGCTCGGTCGACGAGCTGAACGCCCTGCCCGTCAAGACGGTCAACGGCGCGACCATCCGCATCGGCGACGTCGCCCACGTGCGCGATGGCTCGGCCCCACAGCAGAACATCGTCCACGTCGACGGCCAGCGCTCGGTGCTGATGACGGTGCTGAAGTCGGGCGCGACCTCGACCATCGCCATCGTCGACGGGGTCAAGGCGGCCCTGCCGGAGCTGAAGGCCCAGCTGCCGCCGGAACTGAGCATCACGCCGCTGAACGACCAGTCGACCTTCGTTAAGGCCGCCGTCGAGGGCGTGGTCCACGAGGGCGCCCTGGCCGCCGTACTGACCTCACTGATGATCCTGCTGTTCCTGGGATCGTGGCGCTCGACCGTGATCATCGCCGTCTCGATCCCGCTGGCGGTGCTGGCGGCGATCGCGGCGCTGGCGGCGTTCGGCCAGACCCTGAACGTCATGACCCTGGGCGGCCTCGCGCTCGCCGTCGGCATCCTGGTCGACGACGCCACCGTCACCATCGAGAACATCAACTGGCACCTGGAGCACGGCAAGGACGTCAAGTCGGCGATCCTGGACGGCGCGGCCCAGATCGTGACCCCGGCCTTCGTCTCCCTGCTGTGCATCTGCATCGTCTTCGTGCCGATGTTCTTCCTGCCGGGCGTTTCGGGCTTCCTGTTCGTGCCGATGGCGCTGTCGGTGGTGTTCGCGATGATCGCCTCGTTCCTGCTGTCGCGGACCCTGGTGCCGACCATGGCGGCCTACCTCTTGAAGCCCCACGTCCCGCACGACGAGGAAGCGCCGTCCAGCAATCGCCTGGTCCGCTTCCAGCGCGGATTCGAGCGCGCCTTCGCCAAGGTGCGCGACGCCTATGCCGGCCTGCTGGGCGTGGCCCTGGGCGCGCGCGGGCTGTTTGTCGCCGGCTTCCTGGGGTTCGCCCTGCTGAGCCTGGCTCTCGTCCCGTTCCTGGGCCGCAACTTCTTCCCGGCGGTGGATTCCGGCTCGATCGCCGTGCACGTGCGCGCCCCGACCGGCACGCGGATCGAGGAGTCGGCGGCGCTGTTCGACCGCATCCAGCGTCAGGTCCGCACGATCATCCCGGCCGACGAGATCGACACCGTGGTCGACAACATCGGCCTGTCGACCAGCGGCATCAACGTCGCCTACAACGCCTCGGGCACGATCGGCCCGCAGGACGGCGACATCCTGATCAGCCTGAAGAAGGGCCACAGGCCGACCGACGACTATGTCCGCATCCTGCGCGAGCAACTGCCCAAGGCGTTCCCGACGGCGACCTTCTCGTTCCTGCCCGCCGACGTCACCAGCCAGATCCTGAACTTCGGCAGCCCCGCCCCGATTGACATCCAGGTGGCCGGCGGCGACATGGCGGCCAACCAGGCCTACGCCCAGAAGATCCTGCGGGCGGTCCGCGGCGTCGCCGGCGTCGCCGACGTCCGCATCCAGCAGCCGCTCGCCTCGCCCGAACTGCGCTTCGACGCCGACCGCACCCGTATCCACGGCCTGGGCCTGGACGAGCGCGACGTCACCGCCAGCCTGGCCGGCGCCGTGGCCGGCAGCCAGCAGACCGCGCCGGTGTTCTGGCTGAATCCGCAGAACGGGGTCTCCTACCCCGTCGTCGCCCAGACGCCGGAATACATGCTGGACAGCTTCGACAAGCTGTCGTCGATCCCGGTCACCGGCGCCCGCGCGCCCAACCAGGCGCCGCAGGTCCTGGGCGGCCTGGGCACGCTCAGCCGCGGCTCCACCGCCGCCGTGATCTCGCAGTACAACATCCAGCCCATGGTCAATGTCTACGCGGCCACCCAAGGCCGCGACCTGGGCGGCGTGGCGAGCGACATCCAGAAAGCGCTGAAAACCCTGGAGAAGGACAAGCCCGCCAAGGTGCGCGTCACGCTGCGCGGCCAATACCAGACGATGAACACCGCCTTCTCCGGCATGGGCTGGGGTCTGCTGGGCGCGGTTGTGATGATCTATCTGCTGATCGTCATCAACTTCCAGTCCTGGCTGGATCCGTTCGTGATCATCTCGGCCCTGCCGGCCGCCCTGGCCGGCATCGCCTGGATGCTGTTCGCCACCGGGACGCCGCTGTCGGTGCCCGCCCTGACCGGCGCGATCATGTGCATGGGCGTGGCCACCGCCAACTCAATCCTGGTGGTCAGCTTCGCCCGCGAGCGACTGGATGCCACTGGCGATGCCGTCCAGGCCGCGTTTGAGGCCGGGGTCACCCGCTTCCGCCCCGTGCTGATGACCGCCCTGGCCATGATCATCGGCATGGCGCCCATGGCTCTGGCCCTGGGCGAAGGCGCCGAGCAGAACGCGCCGTTGGGCCGCGCCGTGATCGGCGGCCTGATCTTCGCCACCTGCGCTTCGCTGCTGTTCGTCCCCACCATCTTCTCCATCGTTCACGGCCGCCGCCCCCACGCGGAAGCCGCCTCCCCCGAAGGCGTCGCCCATGTCTGA
- a CDS encoding efflux RND transporter periplasmic adaptor subunit, producing the protein MSESLPDTLPKTSPQRLRRLALFGAAGFVLILAAGTASRLMASNDLKKTSQASAITTVSVIQPGGGESGELVLPGRLQAWNEAPVFARTDGYLRRWYVDIGQPVKTGQVLAEIDAPEVDQQLVAARAALATAQAQRDLAATSAARWKRLVAENAVSQQEADERAGDLAAREAMRNEALANVRRLESLTAFKRIVAPFDGVVTSRDTDQGDLISAGSGRATPLFTVSDTKRLRLYVSVPQSLAGQIRAGMSATFTTPDLRGQIFNARLIRTADAVDAQSGSMLIQLEVDNAGGRLKPGGYAQVSLDLKAATTSTASVRIPSNALLFRKEGAAVAVVGGDNIISIHPVKIARDDGAELELASGIAANDWIVTSPPDAIANGDKVNAVKAEAKGGVNAKG; encoded by the coding sequence ATGTCTGAGTCCCTGCCTGACACCCTGCCCAAGACCAGCCCCCAGCGGTTGCGCCGTCTCGCCCTGTTCGGCGCCGCCGGCTTCGTCCTGATCCTGGCGGCCGGCACGGCCTCGCGGCTGATGGCCAGCAACGACCTGAAGAAAACCAGCCAGGCCAGCGCGATCACCACGGTCAGCGTCATCCAGCCCGGCGGCGGGGAAAGCGGCGAGTTGGTCCTGCCTGGCCGCCTGCAAGCCTGGAACGAGGCCCCGGTCTTCGCCCGCACCGACGGCTATCTGCGCCGCTGGTACGTCGATATCGGCCAACCGGTGAAGACAGGCCAGGTGCTGGCCGAGATCGACGCGCCAGAAGTCGACCAGCAGCTAGTCGCCGCCCGCGCCGCCCTCGCCACCGCCCAGGCCCAGCGTGACCTGGCCGCCACCAGCGCCGCCCGCTGGAAGCGCCTGGTCGCCGAAAACGCCGTCTCGCAGCAGGAAGCCGATGAACGCGCCGGCGACCTGGCCGCCCGCGAGGCCATGCGCAACGAGGCGCTGGCGAATGTCCGTCGCCTGGAGAGCCTGACCGCTTTCAAGCGCATCGTCGCTCCGTTCGACGGGGTGGTGACCAGCCGCGACACCGACCAGGGCGACCTGATCAGCGCCGGCAGCGGTCGCGCCACGCCGCTGTTCACGGTGTCCGACACCAAGCGCCTACGGCTCTATGTCAGCGTGCCCCAGAGCCTGGCCGGCCAAATCCGCGCGGGCATGAGCGCGACCTTCACCACGCCGGACCTGCGGGGTCAGATCTTCAACGCCCGCCTGATCCGCACGGCCGACGCGGTCGACGCCCAGTCGGGGTCGATGCTGATCCAGCTCGAGGTCGACAACGCCGGCGGCCGGCTGAAGCCCGGCGGCTACGCCCAGGTCAGCCTGGACCTGAAGGCGGCCACGACCTCCACGGCCTCGGTGCGGATCCCGTCCAACGCCCTGTTGTTCCGCAAGGAGGGCGCGGCCGTAGCCGTGGTCGGCGGCGACAACATCATCTCGATCCATCCCGTCAAGATCGCCCGGGACGACGGCGCCGAGCTGGAGCTGGCCTCCGGGATCGCCGCCAACGACTGGATCGTCACCAGTCCGCCGGACGCCATCGCTAACGGTGACAAGGTCAATGCGGTGAAGGCCGAAGCCAAAGGCGGCGTCAATGCAAAGGGCTAG
- a CDS encoding TolC family protein, with amino-acid sequence MQRASLLILAGLGLAGCALAPAYAPPTPVAPAAFRDTGPWTPAAQVEARGVTWWAVFKDPTLDGLERRIESDSADLAAALARYDQARALSRQASSALFPSVGASASTERQRTPVNGRFDTTTLAASAAYEVDLWGRVRNLVAAGKADAQASAADLAGVRLSLQAQLADAYFALRGADAQIAVLGSTVEAYRQALDLTNRRQAGGAASGLDTGRAQTQLAATQAQYEQAVANRALLEHAIAVLVGEPASSFSLASASGLSDAPVTPVGAPRPCCNAVPTWPPPSAAWPPPTPASARPAPRGSRA; translated from the coding sequence ATGCAAAGGGCTAGCCTACTGATCTTGGCCGGCCTGGGCCTCGCCGGCTGCGCGCTGGCCCCGGCCTACGCGCCGCCGACGCCCGTTGCGCCGGCCGCCTTTCGCGACACCGGCCCCTGGACCCCGGCCGCGCAAGTTGAAGCCCGCGGCGTAACCTGGTGGGCGGTGTTCAAGGACCCGACGCTGGACGGGTTGGAACGTCGGATCGAATCCGACAGCGCCGACCTCGCGGCCGCCCTCGCCCGCTACGATCAGGCCCGCGCCCTATCCCGTCAGGCCTCCAGCGCCCTCTTCCCCAGCGTCGGAGCGTCGGCCAGCACAGAGCGCCAGCGCACGCCGGTCAACGGTCGCTTCGACACCACGACCCTGGCGGCCAGCGCCGCTTATGAGGTCGACCTGTGGGGTCGAGTGCGCAACCTGGTGGCCGCCGGCAAGGCGGACGCCCAGGCCAGCGCCGCCGATCTCGCTGGGGTGCGCCTGAGCCTCCAGGCACAGCTGGCCGACGCCTATTTCGCCCTGCGCGGGGCCGACGCCCAGATCGCGGTGCTGGGCTCGACGGTCGAGGCCTATCGCCAGGCCTTGGACCTGACCAACCGGCGTCAGGCCGGCGGTGCAGCCAGCGGTCTGGACACCGGCCGGGCCCAGACTCAGCTGGCGGCGACCCAGGCCCAGTACGAGCAGGCCGTGGCCAATCGCGCCCTGCTGGAACACGCCATCGCCGTGCTGGTCGGCGAACCGGCCTCGAGCTTCAGCCTGGCTTCCGCGTCAGGCCTGAGCGACGCCCCGGTGACCCCGGTCGGCGCCCCTCGACCCTGCTGCAACGCCGTCCCGACGTGGCCGCCGCCGAGCGCCGCATGGCCGCCGCCAACGCCCGCATCGGCCAGGCCCGCGCCGCGTGGTTCCCGAGCGTGA
- a CDS encoding TolC family protein, whose protein sequence is MAAANARIGQARAAWFPSVTLAAAGGYQSNGGELLTAANHVWALGPLAAALPLFDGGARKAEVARSRAVFDETAAGYRQTVLDAFREVEDQMVLANRLAAAQGRQDEAVDAAVRTTALATTRYREGAASYLDVVTAQTAELQARREALDLRTRRLSASVDLIRALGGGWSAG, encoded by the coding sequence ATGGCCGCCGCCAACGCCCGCATCGGCCAGGCCCGCGCCGCGTGGTTCCCGAGCGTGACCCTCGCGGCCGCCGGCGGCTACCAGTCTAACGGCGGCGAGCTGCTGACAGCCGCCAACCACGTCTGGGCCCTGGGGCCGCTGGCGGCCGCCCTGCCCCTGTTCGACGGCGGGGCCCGCAAGGCCGAGGTCGCCCGCAGCCGGGCGGTGTTCGACGAGACCGCCGCCGGCTATCGCCAAACCGTCCTGGACGCCTTCCGCGAGGTCGAGGACCAGATGGTGCTGGCCAACCGCCTGGCCGCCGCCCAAGGCCGTCAGGACGAGGCGGTCGACGCCGCCGTGCGCACCACGGCGCTGGCGACGACCCGCTATCGCGAAGGCGCGGCGAGCTACCTCGACGTGGTCACCGCCCAGACGGCTGAGCTGCAAGCCCGGCGCGAAGCGCTGGACCTGCGGACGCGTCGCCTCTCGGCCAGCGTGGATCTGATCCGGGCGCTGGGCGGCGGCTGGAGCGCCGGCTAG
- a CDS encoding heavy metal sensor histidine kinase: MIAAPKSIAGRLALMFAIATGAVSILAGVTLFSFQSLELKRHQAEELSARSEIIEAMIRRSEDPTRWPLMTDKLKSFTPADGSIRYRIESADPRFQFMPGTALEPARNGFGVIHADGKRFMTLSRKVPAFGRRPDVRLVIAADTAPFDASRYVLGVGALGMSVLITALVSLLGWWIARRGLAPVDRLSQRAGALNPADLSLRMPTQDLPAELVGLMSAFNGALDRLQAAYERLAAFNADVAHELRTPLGNLIGQTQVALSRTRDADELEDTLHSNLEELERLRTIINDMLFMARADQGALAANLAPLSLAALTHKTADFLDVLFEDAEVRLEVRGDATVTADASLLGRAVTNLLDNAIRHGVDCKTVRVTIEPQDKVVCLSVRNKGGPIPGPHLARLFDRFYRMDRAREHSGEVHGLGLAVVKAIVAMHGGSVFARCEGGEVLIGFLLPRAEPMATDGGLATVAAEPPPERETLDA; this comes from the coding sequence GTGATCGCCGCTCCCAAATCTATCGCAGGCCGGCTGGCCCTGATGTTCGCCATCGCCACCGGCGCGGTGTCGATCCTGGCTGGCGTGACCCTGTTCAGCTTCCAGAGTCTGGAGCTCAAGCGCCACCAGGCCGAGGAGCTCAGCGCCCGCTCGGAGATCATCGAAGCGATGATCCGCCGGTCGGAGGACCCGACCCGCTGGCCGCTCATGACCGACAAGCTTAAGTCGTTCACGCCGGCCGACGGCTCCATCCGTTACCGCATCGAGAGCGCTGACCCGCGCTTCCAGTTCATGCCGGGGACGGCGCTGGAGCCGGCCCGCAACGGCTTCGGGGTCATCCACGCCGACGGCAAGCGGTTCATGACCCTGTCGCGCAAGGTGCCAGCCTTCGGCCGCCGTCCCGACGTGCGCCTGGTGATCGCCGCCGACACCGCCCCGTTCGACGCTTCGCGCTACGTGCTGGGCGTCGGGGCCCTGGGCATGTCGGTATTGATCACGGCGCTGGTCAGCCTGCTGGGCTGGTGGATCGCGCGCCGGGGTCTCGCCCCCGTCGATCGCCTGTCGCAGCGGGCCGGCGCCCTGAACCCCGCCGACCTTTCCCTGCGCATGCCGACCCAGGACCTGCCGGCCGAGTTGGTCGGGCTGATGAGCGCTTTCAACGGGGCTCTGGACCGGCTGCAGGCCGCCTATGAGCGGCTGGCGGCCTTCAACGCCGATGTCGCCCACGAATTGCGCACGCCGCTGGGCAACCTGATCGGCCAGACCCAGGTCGCGCTGTCGCGCACGCGCGACGCCGACGAGCTGGAGGACACGCTGCACTCCAATCTCGAGGAGTTGGAGCGGCTGCGCACGATCATCAACGACATGCTGTTCATGGCCCGGGCCGATCAGGGGGCCTTGGCGGCCAACCTGGCGCCGCTGTCGCTGGCGGCCCTGACGCACAAGACCGCCGACTTCCTGGATGTGCTGTTCGAGGACGCCGAGGTGCGACTTGAGGTGCGGGGCGACGCCACCGTCACCGCCGACGCCTCGCTGCTGGGCCGGGCGGTCACCAACCTGCTCGACAACGCCATTCGTCACGGGGTCGACTGCAAGACTGTGCGGGTCACGATCGAGCCCCAGGACAAGGTTGTGTGCCTGTCGGTGCGCAACAAGGGCGGCCCGATCCCTGGGCCTCACCTGGCGCGGTTGTTCGACCGCTTCTACCGCATGGACCGGGCCCGCGAGCACAGCGGCGAGGTTCACGGCCTCGGTCTGGCGGTGGTCAAGGCGATCGTCGCCATGCATGGCGGTTCGGTCTTCGCGCGCTGTGAGGGTGGCGAGGTGCTGATTGGCTTCCTGCTGCCGCGAGCCGAGCCGATGGCTACGGACGGCGGCCTGGCGACCGTGGCCGCGGAGCCGCCGCCCGAGCGGGAAACCCTCGACGCCTAG
- a CDS encoding heavy metal response regulator transcription factor: MKILIVEDEPKTVAYLRKGLTEQGYAVDFASNGEDGLHLAQTLDYDAVVLDGMLPGLDGVEVLGQLRQTRQTPVIMLTARDSVEDRLKGLGAGADDYLVKPFSFLELLARLQAITRRGRSESTTITVGDLHLDLMARRATRAGKRLNLTAKEFALLVVLGRRQSQIVSKTIITELVWDINFDTNTNVVEVAIKRLRAKIDGMFETKLLHTVRGMGYVLEHRPEGSST; encoded by the coding sequence ATGAAAATCCTGATCGTCGAGGACGAGCCCAAGACCGTCGCCTACCTGCGCAAGGGGCTGACCGAACAGGGCTACGCCGTGGACTTCGCCAGCAATGGCGAGGATGGCTTGCATCTGGCCCAAACCTTGGACTACGACGCCGTGGTGCTGGACGGCATGCTGCCGGGCCTGGACGGGGTCGAGGTGCTTGGGCAATTGCGCCAGACGCGACAGACGCCGGTGATCATGCTGACCGCTCGCGACAGCGTCGAGGATCGCCTGAAGGGTCTGGGGGCCGGTGCGGACGACTATCTGGTCAAGCCGTTCTCGTTCCTGGAGCTGTTGGCTCGGCTGCAGGCCATCACGCGCCGGGGCCGCAGCGAGTCAACGACCATCACGGTGGGCGACCTGCACCTGGACCTTATGGCCCGTCGCGCCACGCGGGCGGGCAAGCGCCTGAACCTGACGGCCAAGGAGTTCGCCCTGCTGGTCGTCCTGGGCCGCCGCCAGTCGCAGATCGTCTCCAAGACCATCATCACCGAACTGGTCTGGGACATCAATTTCGACACCAACACCAATGTGGTCGAGGTCGCGATCAAGCGCCTGCGGGCCAAGATCGACGGGATGTTCGAGACCAAGCTGCTGCACACGGTGCGCGGCATGGGCTACGTCCTGGAGCATCGCCCCGAAGGGAGTTCGACGTGA
- a CDS encoding 3-oxoacid CoA-transferase subunit B has protein sequence MTAWTLEQMAARAAADIPDGAYVNLGIGLPERVADHVPSDREFVLHSENGILGMGPRPPLAEEDMDLINAGKKPVTLVAGGAYFHHADSFGMIRGGHVDVCILGAFEVAANGDIANWSTGPDGAPAVGGAMDLAAGAKKVRVITAHTTRSGAPKLLRGLTLPATGRSVIDRVYTDLAVLDPAIEGFRLVELAPGVQLDDIRRKTGAPILV, from the coding sequence ATGACCGCCTGGACCCTAGAGCAAATGGCGGCCCGCGCCGCCGCGGACATTCCCGACGGCGCCTATGTCAATCTGGGCATAGGTCTGCCGGAACGGGTGGCCGACCATGTTCCTTCGGATCGGGAGTTCGTCCTTCACAGCGAGAACGGCATTCTCGGCATGGGACCTCGGCCTCCGCTGGCCGAAGAAGACATGGACCTGATCAATGCTGGCAAGAAGCCGGTGACGTTGGTCGCGGGCGGGGCCTATTTCCACCATGCCGACAGTTTCGGGATGATCCGGGGGGGGCATGTCGACGTATGCATTCTCGGCGCGTTTGAGGTCGCCGCGAACGGCGACATCGCCAACTGGTCAACAGGGCCCGACGGAGCCCCCGCCGTTGGCGGGGCCATGGACCTGGCGGCCGGCGCGAAGAAGGTGCGTGTGATCACGGCCCACACCACCCGATCGGGCGCGCCAAAGCTGCTCAGGGGCCTCACGCTTCCGGCCACGGGCCGCAGCGTCATCGATCGGGTTTACACCGATCTCGCCGTGCTGGATCCAGCGATAGAGGGTTTCCGTCTAGTGGAGCTCGCGCCGGGCGTTCAGCTGGACGATATTCGCCGCAAGACTGGGGCTCCCATTCTTGTTTGA